The stretch of DNA TGTCCCCAAATTTTGATCGAACTTAATGCCTCTGAGGGTGTAATGTCTGCGGATCATGGCAGTCTGTAGAGTTCAGAGACATCCTCGAATGGCAGCAGTCCTCCAGGATAAGATGCAACTAAACGCTACCTGAGGTCGATTTACTGGCGGGCTGATAATCATTCGGTTCGCAGAGATATCCACTGAGGATATAGAAACGACTGCATAGCTTTCGTAATAACGAGCCTGAGTACAGGGCGGAAACTGGGCTCGAAGGTTTTTGCTTGACGGAACTACCGGCATAGCTTAACACATTTCTTCCTGTAACTTCGAACCCCTAGTAGCTGCTCGTTTAAATTTGCCCACCATTGCCTTGAGCAGTTCTGACCCTTTGTGCTGGCCACCTGAAAAGTTTCTGTCGATCGAACGGGCAAGTATTGCTTCTCCTGAACCATCTTTTAATGCAATCCCTGCAGAAAACATGGTCGCAAGGCAGCTTTACTGCATTGCGAAACCGGTGGAAACAGATTGGACATTCCTCTTCGGGCGGTCTCTTCACTACACGAAGATGGTTGGCCAGGAAGGTGTCCTTACTCGGCAGGGCAGCCGCGTTTGCTCGAGAtgcaccgccaccaccggTATCTGCTCTTAATGCAGATGCTTGTGAAGGACGCCAATACTCAAAGGATATTGACGAATTCTGAGCATGGGTCCTCGCTGTTGCAGAGGAATTCGCCGTATTTTCTTCGTTGACTGGGAATGTCTGGTTGTATGACCACGCGTTGGATGCATCGACTTGTTGCTGAAGTATTGCTGCAACATTTTGGGGCATTTGAAGTGATTGGCCGCTCGAGAGCCCACTGATTGCAttgtgctgctgcggtgGCATTGGTAGTCCTGGTGGTGGCATTGCTGATCCCGTTGGCAGGTGGGACCATGTCGGCTGCGTGTTGTATGTGCTCATCTGTGTCGGATGCGGTTGAAGATAAGAGGGGGCGAAGCGTGGCACGGCCTCTACTGCTTGCCGGTCAAATACAGCGTACATTTGCATCCATAGCTCTCTGCGACGTGACTCGTCCATGGAATGTAAAGCCGGCTCTTCAAGACCTGTCTGCCATCGGAGCTGCCGCATATGCTGATGTGCAGCTGGTGGCACTGACGACTGATAATGACTGCCCTGGTAGTGATCTTGCTGGCTCTGGTGCGCAATCGGATTGTGAAGATTGCCATATTGATTGTTGGCAGTCATGGGTGTATTGCTTGGGTGCGACTGTACACCATGATGATAAGAAGGTGTTTCTTTGACCGCGGGCGGGCGAAGAAAATCATGGCCGCTGTTTGACGCGTTATTGCCGAAGTCGACCGCGGGTGTCGCCCCATTCGAGGCGCTGCTATCGTATGCGCTCAGGCTGAGTCCAGGCCGTGTCTGTTGCCAATTGTCTGTCGTAGAAAACGAAGGGTCATAAGTCTCGTGAAAGTCTGCTGGCGAATGTGAATACAGCGGCGTATGCGAACCCGCCGAAGTGGTCTGGCTTGGTGGTGCCATCTCGTTTGGCGACGGAACACTGGTCGACCCTTGCGGGACATGTGCTGTGTGTTGACAGGGACTCGGCAGACGCGGTGGACAGCAACTGCAATCGATGGTTTGGATGTGCCTGCATGTGAAGTACGCTTGGCAGTGGCGCCACATTTTGGTAAGAAAGAGCGTGCAGCGAGTCGGACCCTTGCGTTTCTAGGACGACGGTCAGCTTTTTGGACTTTTACGTCGTTTTGAGAGTCGATCACTAACGCGAAGACCGGCACCTCCAAATTCGTCTGCTCGTGCAGGCTGATTCGGACAGTCGTGTGAAGTATATCTGTAATGTGCTGGATCATGTGTGTCAGATCTCTTTCGTGCACAGAATTCTACCCGGATTTTGTAAAAGTCGCCTGTCTTCTTCGGTCGAACTGCTTTGACATACTTGATTGTCGCGGTGGAGCCTGCCAGAAAAAGAAAGTGTGCTTCTTAGGAATGATGGAGGATGAGCAGGACAGGAACCGATCAGATGCTCATAAACCGTCAAGAAGCTTTGCTTTCGGTAATGCATTTCGAGCTCGACCGCGGGGCTTTGCACGCGGCCTGCAAAGTCTTTCGGCTCTGTGCGGCGGTTTACTCGAGCACAATACACGTAGTCAGCTAAGTGCGACCAGAAACTCAGATTCTGTACCACTAGATAATTTGAACGATACCGTCCGCGCCGGCCAGAGTGGCTTGGGTGGTTCTATTGCTTGGGCGCTGTGCCGCCGATGCCGGGCTCCATATGAAGGGCATTTCTGTTACTCAGCTTGCACTTCGAGGCGAGGGGATGGACAGAGTCGGCTGGTGGAATCTTTGGGCCACATGCTCTGGTCCAGAAGACAAAGCGCACCACGAATGATCGGCGGACCTCAAGAAGCAGGTATGGCAATGCTCACGAGCGAAGTGAGCCTCATGAAAACGAACCCATCACATTCTCATGGCCTCAGAGCGGCTGAGGAGCCTACTGATATGCGGTCGTGGTCTGCTAGCACCGCTCGATGCGTCTGAGGTCTGGGCACGacgctgctctgctctcctTTGAGGAGCCCGGCCGGTTCCGGGTGGGCGGGTAGGCGAATAGAAGCACTTGCGAGACGTAGGCAATCTGAAGTGAGGTGAAGGCTGTACTGACATGTGCGATTCCGGGCCGTCCGAGAGCGAGTTGAGGCAAAGCTTTCGTCAGAAGATTGCCAGGTGTGAGTGTGAGGTTGTGCACGAGGCGACGTGAAGAAGGCGCGTGAGCACAGACCAGGCGTTCGACGGCAGGTTCCGCTGCGTCATTGTCGCGACCGCGACCACCTTCTTCTGTTCGCGACCGGCATTGTTCAGACACAACCTTCGACATCTTGCGCCCACGTCCGATCCAGCTCACGAAGACACCCCACACGCTTCTCACCATGGCGCAAGTGAAGCCGGAGATCAAGGTGGAGGACACGAAGCACATTGGCGACGTCGACGAGTTCGAGGAGGACACCGACTTGCAGATACCCAGAGGCGGAAATGCGTGGCTGCTCAAGGTCTCTGAGGACATGTGGAAGACGTGGAGCGAGATCCACAAGAATGCAGCAGAAGGGGAACAGGTCACTGTGGGCCATCTCCGTGTGTTCCATGCACCGCAGAAGAATGGGAAGCAAAAGATCCAAATTCGCCTGGACGATGCCTTGCCGCAGCAGAAGTCGATACCCAAGATGTACAATCTGGACCTGAAGAGCGATCGTTACAACAACACAGTCATCTTCTCCGAGAAGGATCTTCCAGGTCACAACAGCAATGTCCGTCCGAACCGCCCACCACCAGGTCAGCGACCCGGCGGCATCAACAAGTTTGATCGCTACAACAACCAGCAACCGCGCAAGCCTGGCTCTTACCGAACAGCGATTCCGAAACAAACTGCACTGGCGCCCAAGGTCGTTAATGAGGCCGACATGCATCCGGTGGAGGACAAGACCAGTCTGGACCATTTCGCGAAGACATATCAAGCCGCCCTACACGCCGGCAAGAAGACTCAAATCGTCACAGACGCACGCATCAAACATCCCGGTACAGATCGCGACTCTTTCAAATTCGGCACTCTCACCTCGAAAGTGGGTGCTGGCAACAGGAAGAAGCCAGTCAAGGAGAAGGCCGTTCGTATGGAGAAGGCTGCCTTACTCGACGCGCTCAAGAACTGCTTTAAGGAGTACTCGTACTGGTCTCTCAAGGCCTTGCGCCAGAGACTACGGCAGCCGGAAGCTTACATCAAAGAGACTTTGGACGATATCGCTACGCTTATGAGGCAAGGAGACTTTGTGCAGACGTACAAGCTCAAGCCTGAGTATCGCGCACTgttggacgaagaaggcgtggTCGTCAAGGAAGAGTCAGCTgcggcgaagatggagacgACGGACGAGGGCACGGGCGACGAgatggatgaggatgaggagtttGAGGATGTGAAGATGGAGTAGTGGGCAAGGCGGCGCATGAAGGTGTCAGAAGCGCGCGTCGTCCGAGAGACGCCAGTTGAGATTGATTCGGCCATGGAGACAGGCTGTGATGAATTGCATTGAAAAGCACCAGCGTGCTACGAGTATTAGAATGTAACAGTAGGTCAAATCGCGCTCTGCGCCAATATTGACATgatcgagcttcttcttccaagATCATGTTCCTTGCTGATGTGCCAGCAGTCGCTCACGTGAGCTGGGTTCGATACTGACTTTGCATGTCCATACTCTGGTCAGGCGAGTGGCCTCAGCCAGCTTTCGTACTGAAAAGATTGTCAGAACCAACTATTTTCGAGCAAAGGCATGTCAACTGCACTGGTTCCAGTCTACTTTCCTCGACGTCCGGTATCCTATCGTCTCGCCGCAAAGTCAGCGTGAAGTGGCCTCAAAAATAATTTGGTTCTCAAGCCACCACGTATCCCTCAGAAAAAATATTAAATTTTTGAGGACGAATATGCAGAgcgagaatatattctacaaCCCTGCCACCTCTCTGCACTCCCTTTTCATTCGATCACAGATACGCTGACTACACTCGCTCGTGATCAAAAAGCTTTTGAGAACAAGAACGACAACTCCTTACAACCAGCTAAAGATCTCAAGCACGCAGCAACGAACCAAACCCACCAGCTATCACTCCGAGACGAAAAGGACGCATCTCACAACCCAACAAAGCGCGCGAGAGAGGAATCTTCGGACACAATCGACAGGACCTCTCCTCGCCTCTCTCCTCCGCCAAGAGCAAGATCCAAGATGTCTGTCCCGCGCTCCCACCCCTCTCAAACCTGTCTCCGCTCTCTCTGTCACCACTCCTCCATCTCGCATCTCATGTACAAAAAAGCCGAAATCAGAGAGCATCTCAAGAAGATGGAAGAGATGATGAGTGAGTTGGAAATCCGCGGCTGGGAACCAAAAGAAAATGTGGAGTTGAAGGATTTGGCTTTTTTGCCGGAGAGTCGGGTTGTGGAGATTTATGAGAGGGTGGATGCGTTTGTGAAGAGTGTTACTCTTCTtgatgggaagaagaagactgcgTCGCTCCGGGGTGAGAAGGGGGCCCGTGGTGCGAAAGGGTGGAAAGGGAGGATTTTGGGGAGAGTTTTtgtgaggaaggagaagaagaaggccgacgctctccagaagaaggcggctTCTGAGCCAACGAGGGTGGCGAAGCCGAAACCGATCAGGTACTGTCATGAGACGAGACAGGTCTCGCAGGACGCGATCGATTTGGCGGGGTTGAGAGTGAGGTTGGTGTGCTTGGAGAAGCGGTACGACGAGAAGAGGATGGAGAAGTGGCCGGAGGCCACGATTTTGGTTGAGCAGAGGTTTTGTAGGGAGATGCCACTCCTTGACGACGTCGAGCCAAACCGTGACTCTGGGGTGGAAATGGGGGCTGAGGCGGCTGGTAGGCCTGAGGGCGAGAGTCCTGGGGAGTCGACATCAGCGAGACAGGATGAGGTCGAGGCCGACGTGCCGCCTCTCTTTTGCGTTCAGCTATACGATGCTCCCTGGAGTGACGACGAAGCCTGAAAGGATAGCGTACGATAGACGGAGACAATCGGAATAGTATCGCGACTCCATTTCATAGTATCGTCCAAAGTCTTAACATCGGCTGACACGTTGGCATGGCTCATGTACCTTTTTCTGAGATGCTGAACGGAATATGCCGTGGTCGACGGTCCCTTCATTGGCCGTTAGCATTGCTATCGTGACTTACGGTCTAGTCGCTCAGGAGATGGTGCCTGGGTTCAGGGTAGCAGGTAAGCTTTTTGATAAACTGTATAAGCGAACGGATTCGTGAGGTTCTAGCAGTGAGTACCTTGAGCAATTTTCGTCACCTTAGCTCTCCGCTACGTGACTATGATGTCTGCGCATCGATGTGGCGAAGCCATGTTCTAGCGGAGCAGGGGAATTCCGGAGACATGAGGTAGCGCAGACGCAGTGAATGTGGAACACGTGCATCGCTCTGAGAGCAGAAGACGTTCGTCGGTGACGAAGGTCGCTCGAAGGCCTCCggtctcgcagcagcattATCCGAGACAGTGCGGACGATACGGATACTGTAGTAGGCAGAGAAGACCTAAGTGTCGCTGTGCCATAGGCTTTTCCTGGTAGCCGTCACACGCTTCCAGCGCGCTATGTTGATCATGCCCAGCCGGTTTCAGGGTATGCAGTGAAGCCAATGCCAGAGCTAGAAACTAGGTCTCTCCGGGATGATCATCCGAAGCTCCCGTTTGGTTGCTGCTTCGTCGTGGTATGAGACTGGAGAGGAGCTGTCTGAGACAGTAGGAGCTCATGATAGTGAGGTTGCAATACGGCCGCAAGAGGAgtacgaggaggaggagcttgGCACAACggctgtggtggtggagagagATATCGTGGCAGTCGCGATCTGGGCTTCGCCGGCGGACTATGTCGCCGATGGCAATGCAGACGGACAAAAGGACAACGCGACAATCGGTGCGTGTATAAGCTTGCAGAAGGGCGAGGTGATGGGAAGCAAGAACAGGCGATGCGCGTGTCCAATGTCCAAAGCAAGTGCCAAGTGACGACAgacgcgcagcagcaggaggcagCGCAGGCCCAATTCCCCGAAGTTTACGAAGTTTACAACCAACCTTAATCGCGGCTATAAGAAACCGGGCACGGTTTCCCCTTCACCATCACATCGAGGAGCGAGTGTGCTTGCCCGCGTCGTCGTGCAGACGTTCTGCACTTCTCACGAACAGCGCATGGTGCTGGCACAACGCGACATTGATATCGTCCGGAGCAGATTCGCCGACGGTGCTGGCCCCACTAGCCGAAGACCGGCTGTTCGGGCCTTGTCTCAGGCTTTCGGAGAGGTGTGCGAGCCAACGACGCTTGCGTGAACCGATCATCGGCACTCGAACAACCGCAGTCGGCAAACTCTCGTCGCtcgcaggcaggcaggcaggcaggcaggcacgcCGTCACGCCAACAACAGCTGAGCATCACGtcgcgccagcagcaccgcCCACCGCGCCGCCATGGAGTCCGCACTGCAGCAGCCCCCGTCGCCGGATGATGTCGACGCTGCAGCGTCGCAAAGTATCGCGACTCCAGACGGGCAACTCAAGCGGAAGAGGCAGCCCCGAAACAGTGCCTGCCAAGCATGTGCTGCGCTCAAGGTATGCACCATCCACCGTATGCGTCGCGACAGAGGACCGCCCCAGCCTGATTCGTCAACAGATGAAATGTATCGCGACGCCCACTGGTCGATGCGAGAGGTGAGTTCTTCGATACATGTTCTGTGCGTGCGTAATCGAGCAAAGCTTCGTCGACCTTTGAGTTCCAACCACAACATGACCCCATCACCGCCGACAGCAGGGGCACTGCATACTGCCAATTGCAGCGCTCACTCGCTCGCCAACGCCGAGATCGATCCTGTACCACATGGTCCCAAAGTCTCTGTCTTGGCCGAAAGTGGTGCGCCATGCTCCTCTGCCCACCATGCACAATCCCTTCACCGACCACTTCTGCCATATTGCCTTTCGATCTGCTCGATCCGCCTATGAGACTTCATGCTGATCACGATGGACCAGGTGCCATCGCATGGAACGAGAATGCATCCCCGCCGTTCCCAAAGCACGAAAGCGCCGCACTGCCAGTAACGTCGGCGAGTCAGAGGGCATTCCATTGGGAGAGTTTGCAGGtccttcagcttcgcacTCAGGCCCACCGCCCAAGTTCGACCTACCTGCGGGGAATCATCCCGAATATCAGGCTGATCGCAGCAACCTCCTATCGCGGCATGACCTTTCACACAACGACAGCAAATCCTTCATTGCACTATTCGCGCGGGGCCTCGGAAACAGTGCTGTGAGTCAATATCGAAAGTATCCGATGCGTGTTGATAAGACACTGACACATTTCACAGGCATGTGAAGAGTTGCTCCGCGGCGTCGACTACAACTTTGTGCATAAAGCCTTCACCATCTATGCACAGTTGACACCATATTTTCCATTCGTCGAACTTCGGCCTGGGGCAGACATTATTCGCATGGTCGCGAGTCGACCAGTCTTGACCCTTGCCATTTGCACAGTATCGTCTGGGGCACATCTTGAGCTGCAGGATCGTCTGACTCAGGCATTTCGTTATGCCTTGTCTTCCAAGGTTCTGTTAGGAGGGGAGCGGAGCATGGACGTACTCACCGGTCTTCTTGTTTTTCTGGCATGGTATCACCAGTATAGGTCTCAGCACCAGTTCTACCAACAGCTCTCACTTTTGGCGGGGATAGCGGCAGACCTGGGGCTATACAACAGATCTTACCTGCCTCCAGAGGACCCATCGAGCAACTTAGAGCGCGACCGGGCGTTTGTCGGTTGCTATTATCTCTGCGCCAATCTGTCAGCTATTGGTTTTGACAGGCCGAATCCCATGCGATGGACGAATCATCTTCGAGCTTGTGCAGAGAGCGCTGCTGCGGCAGGCGGTATGCCATCCGACAGGGCTCTGGTAGCCGTCCTGGAGCTGTCTTGCGCCATCGATGAAATGGAGGATGGCCTCCGACAAGCCACTGATGGTCGGGATCCGATATCGCCACAGGTGATAGATGGCTACACAAGAGCAGCAAGTCAGCGACTCAAAGCTTTGAAGCGAGAGTTTCCATCACTAGGTGGCACCCTAGGATTCGCAGCATCAAGCATTCACATTTATCAGCGGCAACTGCGAGCTGGCCCTAGTCCGGAGTCATCAATGCTCATACAATGCGCTTGCAGCGTAAAGGAATATGTGGACGAACTCCTGGCCCGACCTCCTGCGACGCTGCATCAGATGTCGTCTGTTGACTGGGCAAGCATGCTGGAAACATTAGTTCTCATGTCGCGCGTATTCCGGCCGCTGCCAAGTGCTGGTGGGTGGGAGGCAGGTGCACTTACCTCGATGCTGCAACGAGATCTGGCTCTCGAATCTGTTATCGCACACATGGAGAATGCACCCCAAGCTGACCCATTGGCGCCACGGCATGAGTCTTTACTGCTCACCTTCCGTAACCTGTGCGAAGCGATCAAACGcggttctgctgctggcggggGACCTGCAGGACAACGTGCACAGCTCAGCTATTTCGGCAGCGGTGTACTGGAGCCAGCTTTCTGGGACAATCTCGCCGGTGTGTCGTGACAGCCAGACAGTGTTGCGTGTTCCAGAGACGATTGGACTTCCCGGCGGCTCCCGCAGACCGCTGCCGGCTCCTAGCCAACTCGCCGGCAACACGACTACTGGGCCGAACACGATGCAGAAATGCCGTGGGCAGCACATGTGACTGTGCAAAGCTGTCATATGGAGTATACGCACGACAGTGATTGAAGAGTTCGTTGTTGAATATGCAATCTTTGCTACGACCCAGAGTCGGTACAGCATTGACTCAAAACAGTAATGAAACTCCACGTTAACCACTCTGTTTCCTCACCTGGGGTACGGAGATCGACGCCAAAGATTCCGAGTCGAGGACTGGTCGCGGATCCCGGACCGACCGTTGCTGAAACCGGGGGAACATGCTCAGATAACAAATTAAACGTTGACAGCGATTGGAGATCAAATGTCAGCACTCAAAGATACTGGGGTGAATGATGGCATCATTGGCATACGTATGCAGCTTTGAGCACGTCGTGCGCaccagcctgctgctgctgttgtccaaTGCCCAACGCATCGAGCACGTGCATGCAGCAAATATCAGGTTGTGCGTAGATCGTCTGATCTGATTCACAATCACGCAGACCGGAATTCGCATCTCACTGCACTAATAAACGTGTAGCTGGAATTACGCTGAAGACGCCGAGAAATATTAAGCTTCTCTCACGAACCATTTTCACATGCTTGAGGCCGACTAAAACGGAAAGGCTGCGCGTCGTCTTTCACGCCCGTTCTCCTTAAGCAAGGTTTAGGTACGAATGCAAACGTCTAAATTCGAGATCCCTGGTCGGCGTTTTTCGGGCACCCTTGACTATGGGCCAGGTTGACGTGTTGCCTACCTATCAATTCAGGATAAACGCTCTCTCCGTGCGCGGTTGCTCATACAGGTAGGCGCCGCAGCAATCAGCAGCTTGCTTTCTCAACGTGTgcccacttcacttcagtcTGTTCAACAACACACTTTCTCTCGCTCTTGGCTGGCCATATGCGATGAATAACGACGAGCATCATCACAGATTCGCAAATAGCACGAGCCAGCTGCCTCTTTACCAGATCACGACATCTGACACATCATACGGAAGGAAAGCTTCGCGAAGTCCTTCGCCCGCTTCAACTATGAGGAGCGATATCAAGGCTCAGTCGCCGCATTATGATAAACGAGAAGATGAGAGTCCTTCTGGGGACAAGACCGCTTCACTTGTACGACAACAACGTGAAGTTTCGAATCTGGAACTCTTTTACGACCTTTTCTTTACGGCGAATTTGACGGTTTTTACTGCGGTGCATGAGGTTAGGGATTCGGAGACGCTGAAGCAGTACGTGGGGTTCTTTTGCATGTGAGTACTTCTTCCTCGTTCGAGGTGGTGTGGGAGGGCTTTGAGAGGGAGGGTCTGGGACTGGACTGACTGACTTTGATGACAGATTGTGGTTCACTTGGTATCAAGTTAGTCTATATGATGTTCGTTTTGCATCCGACTCGCTGTTTGAGCGAATTGCCAAAGCTGTGCAGTTTTTGGTTATGATTGGGTTTGCGGTCGTGGGGCCCAAGTATAATGTGGGTGGTGCGAAGGAACAAgctgaagatgatgctgAGGGGACGACTTCAGAGGGGTATTTCGTGAGTTCAGAGATACTCTTGCTATACTGTCGTTGCTTGCTGACGTGGCTTCTAGAAATCTTTGTCGATATACCTCATGATCAGCCGGATGATGTTAGTGTTCCAGTACATTCAATACATCTGGCTCAATCGACGGAATAAGCAAGCATATTTGCCCATATCGCTCATCACTGCGACTTATTTCGTTGCTGCTATGGCCTATTTTGGATTGATCTGGACTTTTCGGAGCGTCGAAGAGGAACATCATACCTACAGAGCTTGGTACGctatcgccatcatcgagacTGTCATCGCCACGACCATCTCGTCTGTCTGGCGAAATATCAGCTTCAAGGGCACGCACCTGGTGCAGCGCATGTCACTCTTGACCCTAATCATCCTCGGCGAAGGGGTCATCGCTCTGGCGACAAAATCTCAACGCATCGTGCAATCGGAAGGTGCTCTGGAGTTCACTGCATCGACTGTCGCAAACATCTTCTGCGCAGTCCTGATCCTCTACTTCATCTACATGCTCTACTTCGACGCCCTAGTCGAAGACGAACACATTGGTACAATAATCCAACAAGTCTGGTCAATCCTGCACTTCCCCCTCCACGTCGCCCTCGTCCTCAGCGTCGAAGGCCTCGCCCAATGCATAACCTGGCGCGCCGCCGTCGTCCGCGGCAACATCTTCACAAACCAATACATGCAATGGCAATCCATGGTCAACGAAGGCGCCTACTCCGAAGTCGGCCTCCAAGTCAACGAAACAGCCCACTACCTCATCTACCGCGGCCTCCTCACCTCCCGCGACCTCTCCGAAACCCTCGAAATGCTCTCATACGACCTCAACAACGCGGCAAACGCCTCCGCCATCATCTCCAACGGCAACGAACACCCTTCCCTCGCGAAAGACGCCTTGTATTGGATTTATTTCACCCTCTACAAAACAATCTACAACATCGCCGGTTTCGACTCCCCGGTTCAACGCACAAGTCTCGAATCCGCCTTATCCCCCTCTCCCGCAAACGAAACCAACCCTTCAGGCGTCGACTCCGAAAAAGTCGATTTCGGCTCCCTTTCGACTTTCACAGACGTCCTCCAATCTACTCAAACCACAGCTGGAGTTTTCAACCTCACTTACGTATACTTCTTCACCTCTATCGGCTTAGTCATTATCCTATGTATGTTAGTCACATACCTCTCGAATCACCGGCTCTTACTCCAAAAACGGCTTTCAGGAGAATTGGAGAGTAGGAAATGGGAGTTTTTGAAATTGGGATTTGGGGCGCTGATTGGTGTGGGGTTGTGTTGTACGAGTTTTGCGAATTTGGGGAATCCGAGGGGTGGGGGGTTTGTTTTTAGTCCGTGGGTTGTGCCGACTGTTATGTTGGGGTTgctggttgtggttgttgtgaGGGGGTGGAAGACTGGGAAGGGGGAGAGGTGGGGGTTTGGGAGGATGGGGAGTGTTTCGGGGCAAGGGGGACGAGGGCCAGATGGCCAGAGGGAAAGGGAGGGGGATGAGGTGGAGTTGGTAGAGAGGAGGGACGGGGATGGGAGGGGAAGAGCAAGTGGGAGAGTGTAGATATAGATGGAAGGTTGGGGGAAtaatagatatctagatGGTAGAGGGATGGGTAACGAGATCATGAGTATTGCGAATGCTGGCATTCGTGTTTTGAAAGGATTCTATTTCGTCTGGTACTTCGCTTGGCTCTCTGCTGCGAGCAATGTAGTGGTCATCATACCAGACCCAACTTGATCTTCCGCTTACCAGTACTCTCCTCCGCTTCATCGCTgatcttcaccttcaccttcTGGAACAGCTCAACCTTTGTTCCGGCTCTGCTTCCCTCCTTGATCTCCAACGAGTACTCTTCAGCATCAAACACACTTTCAGGCTCCCTTTCGCCACCCAGCTGCTCACCACCCAAGTCTCTCAACCTGACAAGACCTTCAATACCAAATCTTGGTACAAAAACCACGAATCCGTTGCTGAAGATCCGCATCACAAATCCGTCTTCGTCCATCACACGACCCTTCAGCGCTTGTCCAACGTAGTATTCTACACTGGCGCGGCCCGCCATCTGTGCATTACGATGTCTGACGTTGATATTCTTGCACACTCCTTCAATCTTATGTTTCGACTGCAACGATGAGTCGAGAGGCTCGTACTCAATAGCAGCAGCCAACTGTCGATGTGCTTCCAGATCTGCATATCGTCGAATCGGACTTGTAAAATGTGTATAGATCTCTGACGCGAGACCATAGTGTCGGAACTCTGGGTAAGATTGTGTGCCGGAGCAGAAGTATTCGGCGGACATCATGCATCGCGTAGCGAGGATACGTACGAGCGTGTTAAAGAAAGGTTCTTGAGGATCCGTGCAGGTATCAAGACTGTCGGCGAGGGCTTTGGAAGAGTCCGAGCGAAGTTCCatgttcttcttcacttTGAGCTGATTGCTTAGTTCTTCGAAGTTAGTCTTTGGAGGAGCAGCGTGGCGGCGGAGTAGAGCAGTCTGTGGAAAGGCGGAATAGTTCTTGCCAGCAACGGAGATGTTGGCGAGCAACATGAATTCTTCGACGAGCTGATTGGTGTCCAGTAGTTGTTTGGTCTTCACATCGACAGGATCGGAAGTCTCGCTCTCTGTTTCCACTCGAACTTCAGGTGAGGCGAGGTTCAGTGCACCAGCTGCCATGCGCTTCGCTCGCAGCTTCTTTGACAAGTACATGAGATGGCGCATGCCTTGTGTTAGCTCGTCCTGCTGCGATTGATCGTCTATGCGAAGCTGTGCACGTTCGTAGCTGAAGGCCTCTCGAGATTTGATGACGCTCTTGGTGAAGTCGACCTTGACGATATCGGCATTCTGATCCAGTTCCCATAACACGCTGAACGCGTACCGCTCGACGTATGGCTTGAGTGAGCACAAGTCGGTACCGAGGAGCATAGGCAACATGTCAATACGCTTGTCCACCAGGTAGACTGTCGTACCGCGTAGAGCGGCCTCCTTGTCCATGGCATTGTTTGGCTTGACGAAGTGTGAGACGTCAGCAATATGCACCCC from Cercospora beticola chromosome 1, complete sequence encodes:
- a CDS encoding uncharacterized protein (antiSMASH:Cluster_4), with protein sequence MESALQQPPSPDDVDAAASQSIATPDGQLKRKRQPRNSACQACAALKMKCIATPTGRCERCHRMERECIPAVPKARKRRTASNVGESEGIPLGEFAGPSASHSGPPPKFDLPAGNHPEYQADRSNLLSRHDLSHNDSKSFIALFARGLGNSAACEELLRGVDYNFVHKAFTIYAQLTPYFPFVELRPGADIIRMVASRPVLTLAICTVSSGAHLELQDRLTQAFRYALSSKVLLGGERSMDVLTGLLVFLAWYHQYRSQHQFYQQLSLLAGIAADLGLYNRSYLPPEDPSSNLERDRAFVGCYYLCANLSAIGFDRPNPMRWTNHLRACAESAAAAGGMPSDRALVAVLELSCAIDEMEDGLRQATDGRDPISPQVIDGYTRAASQRLKALKREFPSLGGTLGFAASSIHIYQRQLRAGPSPESSMLIQCACSVKEYVDELLARPPATLHQMSSVDWASMLETLVLMSRVFRPLPSAGGWEAGALTSMLQRDLALESVIAHMENAPQADPLAPRHESLLLTFRNLCEAIKRGSAAGGGPAGQRAQLSYFGSGVLEPAFWDNLAGVS
- a CDS encoding uncharacterized protein (antiSMASH:Cluster_4), which gives rise to MIIRSSRLVAASSWYETGEELSETVGAHDSEVAIRPQEEYEEEELGTTAVVVERDIVAVAIWASPADYVADGNADGQKDNATIEGRGDGKQEQAMRVSNVQSKCQVTTDAQQQEAAQAQFPEVYEVYNQP
- a CDS encoding uncharacterized protein (BUSCO:EOG09262NIR~antiSMASH:Cluster_4), which translates into the protein MAQVKPEIKVEDTKHIGDVDEFEEDTDLQIPRGGNAWLLKVSEDMWKTWSEIHKNAAEGEQVTVGHLRVFHAPQKNGKQKIQIRLDDALPQQKSIPKMYNLDLKSDRYNNTVIFSEKDLPGHNSNVRPNRPPPGQRPGGINKFDRYNNQQPRKPGSYRTAIPKQTALAPKVVNEADMHPVEDKTSLDHFAKTYQAALHAGKKTQIVTDARIKHPGTDRDSFKFGTLTSKVGAGNRKKPVKEKAVRMEKAALLDALKNCFKEYSYWSLKALRQRLRQPEAYIKETLDDIATLMRQGDFVQTYKLKPEYRALLDEEGVVVKEESAAAKMETTDEGTGDEMDEDEEFEDVKME
- a CDS encoding uncharacterized protein (antiSMASH:Cluster_4), with the translated sequence MYKKAEIREHLKKMEEMMSELEIRGWEPKENVELKDLAFLPESRVVEIYERVDAFVKSVTLLDGKKKTASLRGEKGARGAKGWKGRILGRVFVRKEKKKADALQKKAASEPTRVAKPKPIRYCHETRQVSQDAIDLAGLRVRLVCLEKRYDEKRMEKWPEATILVEQRFCREMPLLDDVEPNRDSGVEMGAEAAGRPEGESPGESTSARQDEVEADVPPLFCVQLYDAPWSDDEA
- a CDS encoding uncharacterized protein (antiSMASH:Cluster_4), with the protein product MAPPSQTTSAGSHTPLYSHSPADFHETYDPSFSTTDNWQQTRPGLSLSAYDSSASNGATPAVDFGNNASNSGHDFLRPPAVKETPSYHHGVQSHPSNTPMTANNQYGNLHNPIAHQSQQDHYQGSHYQSSVPPAAHQHMRQLRWQTGLEEPALHSMDESRRRELWMQMYAVFDRQAVEAVPRFAPSYLQPHPTQMSTYNTQPTWSHLPTGSAMPPPGLPMPPQQHNAISGLSSGQSLQMPQNVAAILQQQVDASNAWSYNQTFPVNEENTANSSATARTHAQNSSISFEYWRPSQASALRADTGGGGASRANAAALPSKDTFLANHLRVVKRPPEEECPICFHRFRNAVKLPCDHVFCRDCIKRWFRRSNTCPFDRQKLFRWPAQRVRTAQGNGGQI